Proteins encoded by one window of Calidithermus timidus DSM 17022:
- a CDS encoding YceI family protein, translating into MQWNLDPSHTTVAFAVKHMGIFTVRGQFKKVRGSVEADEQGRPSKIEVSIDASSIETGEPQRDGHLRSADFLNAEQYPELRFVSSSIEALGSNRYRILGDLTIRDVTKPVALEAELTPVVKDPWGLTRVGASAEGKLNRKDWGLSWNQVLEMGHLLVGEEVRFNIEVEAVVPAPVQAG; encoded by the coding sequence ATGCAGTGGAACCTGGACCCCAGCCACACCACCGTAGCTTTTGCCGTCAAGCACATGGGCATCTTCACCGTCCGCGGCCAGTTCAAAAAGGTGCGCGGCAGCGTCGAGGCCGATGAGCAGGGCAGGCCCAGCAAAATCGAGGTGAGCATCGACGCTAGCAGCATCGAGACCGGCGAGCCCCAGCGCGACGGGCATCTGCGCTCCGCCGATTTCCTCAACGCCGAGCAGTATCCCGAGCTGCGCTTCGTCAGCAGCAGCATCGAGGCCCTGGGCTCCAACCGCTACCGCATCCTGGGCGACCTCACCATTCGCGACGTGACCAAGCCGGTAGCCCTCGAGGCCGAGCTCACCCCCGTGGTCAAGGACCCCTGGGGCCTGACCCGCGTGGGCGCCAGTGCCGAGGGCAAGCTCAACCGCAAGGACTGGGGCCTGAGCTGGAACCAGGTGCTCGAGATGGGCCATCTGCTCGTAGGTGAGGAGGTCAGGTTCAACATCGAGGTCGAGGCGGTAGTTCCCGCCCCGGTTCAGGCTGGCTAA
- a CDS encoding winged helix-turn-helix transcriptional regulator: MANLPHDPGHRAFCPVHEAINILQEKWTLHIIRSLLDGPKGFNELSRAVGGCNPATLAQRVEKLVGLGILEKTVHSTMPPRTSYALTEAGRALQEVVEAIDRWSRRFLKEAVA; the protein is encoded by the coding sequence ATGGCCAACCTACCCCACGACCCCGGCCATCGCGCCTTTTGCCCAGTGCACGAGGCGATCAACATCTTGCAGGAAAAGTGGACCCTGCACATCATCCGCAGCCTCCTCGATGGCCCCAAGGGTTTCAACGAGCTCTCGCGGGCGGTAGGCGGTTGCAACCCGGCGACTTTGGCCCAGCGGGTGGAAAAGCTGGTGGGGCTGGGCATCCTCGAGAAGACCGTCCACTCCACCATGCCTCCCCGCACCAGCTACGCTTTGACCGAGGCCGGTCGGGCCCTGCAGGAGGTGGTCGAGGCCATCGACCGTTGGAGCCGGCGATTCCTCAAGGAAGCAGTTGCCTGA
- the groL gene encoding chaperonin GroEL (60 kDa chaperone family; promotes refolding of misfolded polypeptides especially under stressful conditions; forms two stacked rings of heptamers to form a barrel-shaped 14mer; ends can be capped by GroES; misfolded proteins enter the barrel where they are refolded when GroES binds), which yields MAKMLVFDEAARRALERGANAVANAVKVTLGPRGRNVVLEKKFGSPTITKDGVSVAKEIELEDHLENIGAKLLIEIASKTNDITGDGTTTATVLGQAIVREGLRNVAAGANPLALQRGINKAVDVAIKAIREMAEPVNDRKAIFEVAAVSANNDQEIGNLIADAMEKVGRDGVITVEESKSLDTELDFVEGYQFDKGYISPYFVNNPDTMEASLDDPYILITEKKVSNVRELLPVLEQVAQTGKPMLIIAEDVEGEALATLVVNKLRGTLNVAAVKAPGFGDRRKEMLKDLAAVTGGTVISEELGFKLENATLSMLGRAERVRITKDETTVVGGKGKKEDIDARINGIKKELETSDSEYAKEKLQERLAKLAGGVAVIRVGAATETELKEKKHRYEDALSTARAAVEEGIVPGGGVALLRTVPAVKKLLEQLEGDEATGAKIVLRALEEPARQIAANAGYEGSVVVNQLLSKNEKSYGFNAATGEYGDMMAYGIVDPAKVTRTALQNAASIGSLILTTEAVVAEKPEEKKAPAAPAGGMGGDMDF from the coding sequence ATGGCTAAGATGCTTGTTTTCGACGAGGCTGCCCGTCGCGCCCTCGAGCGCGGGGCCAACGCCGTGGCCAACGCCGTGAAAGTGACCCTGGGCCCCCGTGGCCGCAACGTGGTGCTGGAGAAGAAGTTCGGCTCCCCCACCATCACCAAGGACGGCGTGTCCGTAGCCAAGGAGATCGAGCTCGAAGATCACCTGGAAAACATCGGGGCCAAGCTCCTCATCGAGATCGCCTCCAAGACCAACGACATCACCGGTGACGGCACCACCACCGCCACCGTGCTGGGCCAGGCCATCGTGCGCGAGGGCCTGAGGAACGTGGCTGCCGGAGCTAACCCGCTGGCCCTGCAGCGCGGCATCAACAAGGCTGTGGACGTGGCGATCAAGGCCATTCGGGAGATGGCTGAGCCGGTCAACGACCGCAAAGCCATCTTCGAGGTGGCCGCGGTATCGGCCAACAACGATCAGGAGATCGGCAACCTGATCGCCGATGCCATGGAGAAGGTGGGCCGCGACGGAGTGATCACCGTCGAGGAGTCCAAGAGCCTCGACACCGAGCTGGACTTCGTGGAGGGGTACCAGTTCGACAAGGGCTACATCTCGCCCTACTTCGTCAACAACCCCGACACCATGGAGGCCAGCCTCGATGATCCTTACATCCTGATCACCGAGAAGAAGGTCTCCAACGTGCGCGAGCTGCTGCCCGTGCTCGAGCAGGTAGCCCAGACCGGCAAGCCCATGCTGATCATCGCCGAGGACGTGGAGGGCGAAGCCCTGGCTACGCTGGTGGTCAACAAGCTGCGCGGCACCCTCAACGTCGCCGCCGTGAAGGCCCCGGGCTTCGGCGACCGCCGCAAGGAGATGCTCAAGGACCTCGCCGCAGTGACCGGCGGCACGGTGATCTCCGAGGAGCTGGGCTTCAAGCTCGAGAACGCCACCCTCTCCATGCTGGGCCGTGCTGAGCGCGTGCGCATCACCAAGGACGAGACCACCGTGGTGGGCGGCAAGGGCAAGAAGGAAGACATCGACGCCCGCATCAACGGCATCAAGAAGGAGCTCGAGACCTCCGACAGCGAGTACGCCAAGGAGAAGCTCCAGGAGCGCCTGGCCAAGCTGGCTGGTGGCGTGGCCGTCATCCGCGTGGGTGCAGCCACCGAGACCGAGCTGAAGGAGAAGAAGCACCGCTACGAGGACGCCCTCTCCACCGCCCGCGCCGCCGTGGAGGAAGGCATCGTGCCCGGTGGCGGTGTGGCCCTGCTGCGCACCGTGCCCGCGGTGAAGAAGCTGCTCGAGCAGCTCGAGGGCGATGAGGCCACCGGCGCCAAGATCGTGCTGCGGGCCCTGGAGGAGCCCGCCCGCCAGATCGCGGCCAACGCCGGCTACGAGGGCAGCGTGGTGGTCAACCAGCTCCTCAGCAAGAACGAGAAGAGCTACGGCTTCAACGCCGCCACCGGTGAGTACGGCGACATGATGGCCTACGGCATCGTCGACCCCGCCAAGGTCACCCGTACCGCCCTGCAGAACGCCGCTTCCATCGGCTCGCTGATCCTCACCACCGAGGCCGTGGTGGCCGAGAAGCCCGAAGAGAAGAAAGCCCCCGCTGCCCCCGCCGGCGGCATGGGTGGCGACATGGACTTCTAA
- a CDS encoding tail fiber domain-containing protein yields MQHNKLFLVGAVLTAGGLFGLAVGDLLTFKAGDPIKSAEVNANFSTLKAAVQSLEAPIGVSRLAVEGTPADGKVLKLQGSSLTWADDIVGSPGTSYTADGTSLQLVGTTFSVKDGGVGNAKLADGAVTASKISLPLSLSSSSATALSIVNTAGNALSSVSSGGGIGVLGRSTARGIVGTQGDPGLSCAGTFGVGGCAESSGVGVLGRSVSGNGVRGISDTGSALYGDSGLGIGVWGNSTTRGVVGTLGGTSCAGTYAVGGCAASGVGVFGSSSGNDAVVGVSTSPDHAAVAGSNTGGGFAAYFEAGTAVCSFKAGTTGWTCSSDRNLKENFEPVDATKVLEAVAKMPITTWNMKGSKTRQMGPSAQDFYAAFRLGDGDKSINTTDAQGVALAAIQGLNTKLEAQNRALEARVQELELQLATLHSLQAEVAALKTQIKR; encoded by the coding sequence GTGCAACACAACAAACTTTTTCTGGTGGGGGCTGTATTGACGGCAGGGGGGTTGTTTGGCTTGGCGGTAGGCGACCTGCTTACCTTCAAAGCCGGAGACCCCATCAAGTCGGCAGAGGTCAATGCTAACTTCAGCACCCTCAAAGCCGCAGTGCAGTCCCTGGAGGCCCCCATCGGGGTCTCGCGCCTGGCTGTGGAGGGCACCCCCGCCGATGGCAAGGTCTTGAAGCTCCAGGGTTCCAGCCTGACCTGGGCCGACGACATCGTAGGCAGCCCTGGCACGAGCTACACCGCCGATGGCACCAGCCTCCAGCTTGTGGGCACCACCTTCTCGGTTAAAGACGGCGGCGTGGGGAATGCCAAGCTTGCAGACGGTGCGGTTACCGCCAGCAAAATCTCGCTTCCCTTGAGTCTCAGCAGTTCTAGTGCAACCGCCCTCTCGATAGTCAATACTGCTGGCAACGCCCTCAGCAGCGTGAGCAGCGGCGGGGGTATCGGGGTGCTGGGGCGCAGCACCGCTCGAGGTATCGTGGGTACGCAGGGTGATCCGGGTCTGTCGTGCGCCGGCACCTTTGGGGTGGGCGGGTGCGCCGAGAGCAGCGGTGTTGGGGTTTTGGGGCGCAGTGTAAGCGGCAATGGAGTGCGCGGCATTAGTGACACCGGCAGCGCACTCTACGGCGATAGCGGGCTGGGTATCGGGGTGTGGGGGAACAGCACCACCCGAGGCGTTGTGGGCACCCTGGGGGGAACCTCCTGTGCCGGAACGTATGCGGTAGGCGGCTGTGCCGCTAGCGGGGTCGGGGTGTTCGGCAGCAGCTCGGGCAACGATGCGGTGGTGGGGGTCTCTACCAGTCCTGACCACGCGGCTGTTGCGGGATCCAATACGGGGGGCGGTTTCGCGGCCTACTTCGAGGCGGGCACGGCGGTCTGCTCCTTCAAAGCGGGCACTACCGGCTGGACCTGCTCCTCCGACCGAAACCTCAAAGAGAACTTCGAGCCGGTGGACGCAACAAAGGTTTTGGAAGCGGTGGCCAAAATGCCCATCACCACCTGGAACATGAAAGGCTCCAAGACCCGCCAGATGGGCCCCTCGGCACAGGATTTCTACGCTGCTTTTAGGTTGGGTGACGGCGATAAGAGCATCAACACCACCGATGCGCAAGGGGTGGCGCTGGCGGCCATTCAGGGCTTGAACACCAAACTGGAAGCCCAAAACAGGGCCCTCGAGGCCCGGGTGCAGGAGCTGGAGCTTCAACTTGCAACCCTTCACTCGCTGCAAGCCGAAGTTGCGGCCCTAAAAACCCAGATCAAGCGATAA
- a CDS encoding AAA family ATPase has translation MGSGVRQEVITQLRQHLWAVLCRRPGRVLWLWGEAGVGKTFTTQALLRETPCQSLSLHATLPDKALLLSLPRPPRRPAWTEAQRQQLLQGQHLPVATLAATLAATLNALAPFVLHLEDLHKAGPERLELIQKLAQVVLRLRGVGLVVTSRGEPLEPFKGYRLEPLSQVESDHLLQAEAAHELPQEGLEWVFSRAQGNPLFTLEFWRYLSRQGYFWSDGRRWHWRQPPDDFVPVSVEALIARLLSGIADTPKLQAALEARAILPSRLHGETFEALWSRVAGVDGPTLGHIQQLLCQKGVLLQGRFAHPLIQEVAEREIPSLRKQIYARRALAALAQQPEEAARFIEMAHLEPGEALRLLEAAAQSAEARGDRPSQARWLAEAVRWSSGLERAERAFKAAQLLKGTNPTRAIQMAEIAASATPPNPEAVLLLAELLAIQGHIHEAEASLRQLPPAEDGALRWWETQIYVLGQGGHWQQAVELWEQRPDYQARARPRTHLQVGSCLAFLGRLDAAERILRELPSPPLLPPALQLTALNLQGQIQSYRGCHVQALESEERFIALAKSTGSAQAAIAGLLNHASTHSALGLRKEAKSCLQEARTLAMQSGETMRYAVVQLRLADMLADEGEFEQAEVLMLEAQGLLYQHHQVQWQAESHLKLARLYLTWQPPHGPILAHKHAQAARELAQENQDAKFLASSLAYLSRAHSQLGNPSAALEVAQECLALCSGEGGKQADAYFAYGLALEANGRLAEALEAIQAASAGQQERKLAERFALEADRITGNLEEARRRYDWFVSQGLLGPAKLALRYFPALASPSQPPHEIASQGGLCLKVLGAVELEQSGQPITYRGKKRLELLCYLLEARIAGRTEVSSLELVDVFYPTAEESRARATLKQQVHLIRMTLGPEAIRSTPSGYALGAIRSDAEEFLQSRDAHLWRGPYLERLAEGWHGGVREALTQALYAGARALLEREPKEASRLAQILLEMEPYDTSFLQLSLQATRRSGSLKAVTRLYKAAQERFLEVGEALPGLEAFL, from the coding sequence GTGGGAAGCGGCGTGCGCCAGGAAGTCATCACCCAGCTCAGGCAGCACCTCTGGGCGGTGCTCTGCAGGCGCCCGGGCCGGGTGCTGTGGCTGTGGGGCGAAGCCGGGGTGGGCAAGACCTTCACCACCCAGGCCCTGCTGCGGGAGACCCCCTGCCAGAGCCTGAGCCTGCACGCCACCCTTCCCGACAAAGCCCTGCTCCTCTCCCTCCCCCGGCCTCCCAGGCGACCCGCCTGGACCGAGGCCCAGCGTCAGCAGCTCCTGCAGGGCCAGCACCTGCCGGTAGCCACCCTAGCAGCCACCCTGGCAGCCACCCTGAACGCCCTGGCCCCCTTCGTGCTTCACCTCGAGGATCTCCACAAAGCCGGCCCTGAGCGCCTCGAGCTGATCCAAAAGCTTGCCCAAGTCGTCCTGCGCCTGCGGGGGGTGGGGCTTGTGGTCACCAGCCGCGGCGAACCCCTCGAGCCTTTTAAAGGCTACCGCCTCGAGCCTTTGAGCCAGGTGGAGTCGGACCATCTGCTCCAGGCCGAAGCCGCACATGAGCTGCCCCAGGAGGGCCTGGAGTGGGTCTTTTCCCGCGCGCAGGGGAACCCCCTCTTCACGCTGGAGTTCTGGCGCTACCTCTCCCGGCAGGGCTACTTCTGGTCGGACGGCCGGCGCTGGCACTGGAGACAGCCCCCGGATGACTTCGTTCCCGTGAGCGTAGAAGCGCTGATCGCCCGGCTACTCTCTGGGATTGCCGACACCCCAAAGCTGCAAGCCGCCCTGGAGGCGCGGGCCATACTACCCAGCAGGCTCCACGGCGAAACTTTTGAAGCGCTGTGGTCCAGGGTGGCCGGTGTAGATGGCCCAACCCTGGGCCACATCCAGCAGCTTCTATGCCAAAAGGGGGTCTTGCTGCAGGGTCGCTTTGCCCACCCACTGATTCAGGAAGTGGCCGAGCGGGAGATCCCCAGCCTACGCAAGCAGATCTACGCCCGTCGGGCTCTGGCGGCGCTGGCACAGCAGCCTGAAGAGGCAGCTCGCTTCATCGAGATGGCCCACCTGGAACCTGGGGAAGCCCTCAGGCTGCTCGAGGCCGCCGCACAAAGCGCAGAAGCTCGGGGGGACAGGCCGAGCCAGGCTCGGTGGCTGGCGGAGGCGGTGAGGTGGAGCAGCGGCCTCGAGCGGGCCGAGCGCGCATTCAAAGCCGCCCAGCTTCTCAAGGGCACAAACCCCACTCGAGCCATCCAGATGGCCGAAATCGCGGCTTCCGCCACCCCGCCCAACCCGGAGGCGGTGCTGCTGCTGGCCGAGTTGCTGGCGATACAAGGGCACATCCACGAAGCCGAGGCCTCGCTCCGGCAGCTTCCCCCAGCGGAGGATGGCGCGCTTCGTTGGTGGGAGACCCAAATCTACGTCCTGGGCCAGGGTGGTCACTGGCAGCAGGCCGTCGAGCTGTGGGAGCAACGGCCCGACTATCAGGCCAGGGCCAGGCCCCGAACCCACCTCCAGGTGGGCTCCTGCCTGGCCTTCTTGGGTAGGCTTGACGCAGCAGAGCGCATCCTGCGGGAACTGCCCAGCCCCCCTTTGCTACCTCCGGCCCTTCAGCTCACGGCGCTCAACCTCCAGGGGCAGATCCAGAGCTATCGAGGCTGCCATGTCCAGGCGCTGGAAAGCGAGGAGCGCTTCATCGCCTTAGCCAAATCCACGGGCTCGGCACAAGCCGCCATCGCCGGCCTGCTCAATCACGCCAGCACCCATAGCGCTTTGGGGCTGCGTAAGGAGGCCAAAAGCTGCTTACAAGAGGCCAGAACCCTCGCCATGCAGTCGGGGGAAACCATGCGCTACGCGGTCGTCCAGCTTCGCCTGGCCGACATGCTGGCCGACGAGGGTGAATTCGAGCAGGCCGAGGTGCTGATGCTCGAGGCTCAAGGCCTGCTGTACCAGCACCATCAGGTTCAGTGGCAGGCCGAGAGCCACCTCAAGCTGGCCCGCCTCTACCTGACCTGGCAGCCGCCGCACGGCCCCATCCTGGCACACAAACACGCCCAGGCCGCGCGCGAGCTGGCCCAGGAGAACCAAGACGCCAAGTTCCTGGCCTCGAGCCTGGCCTACTTGAGCCGGGCTCACAGCCAGCTCGGCAACCCCTCGGCAGCGTTGGAGGTCGCGCAGGAGTGCCTAGCCCTGTGCAGCGGCGAGGGCGGCAAGCAGGCCGATGCCTACTTTGCCTACGGCCTGGCCCTGGAGGCCAATGGGCGTCTGGCCGAAGCCCTCGAGGCTATCCAGGCGGCTTCCGCCGGACAACAAGAACGCAAACTGGCCGAACGCTTCGCCCTGGAAGCAGACCGCATCACCGGCAACCTCGAGGAAGCCCGCAGGCGCTACGATTGGTTCGTATCCCAGGGCCTGCTGGGGCCGGCCAAGCTGGCTTTGCGCTACTTCCCAGCGCTGGCCAGCCCGTCCCAGCCGCCGCATGAAATTGCCTCCCAAGGTGGGCTCTGTCTCAAAGTGCTGGGTGCGGTGGAACTCGAGCAAAGCGGCCAGCCCATCACCTACCGGGGCAAGAAGCGCCTGGAGCTGCTGTGCTACTTGCTCGAGGCCCGCATCGCCGGAAGAACCGAGGTGAGCTCCCTCGAGCTAGTCGACGTGTTCTACCCCACGGCAGAGGAAAGCAGGGCCCGCGCCACGCTCAAGCAACAGGTTCATCTCATCCGCATGACCCTGGGGCCCGAAGCCATCCGGAGCACCCCGAGCGGCTACGCCCTCGGAGCCATCCGCTCCGATGCCGAGGAGTTTTTGCAAAGCAGGGATGCTCACTTGTGGCGCGGGCCCTACCTCGAGCGCCTGGCGGAAGGCTGGCACGGCGGCGTGCGCGAGGCGCTGACCCAGGCCCTGTATGCCGGGGCCAGGGCCTTGCTGGAGCGTGAGCCCAAAGAGGCCTCCCGGCTGGCCCAGATCCTGCTCGAGATGGAACCCTACGACACCAGCTTCTTGCAGCTCAGCCTGCAAGCTACCCGGCGCTCCGGAAGCCTCAAGGCCGTTACCCGGTTGTACAAAGCGGCCCAGGAGCGCTTTTTGGAGGTAGGCGAGGCTCTGCCGGGGCTCGAGGCTTTCCTCTAG
- the groES gene encoding co-chaperone GroES produces the protein MATKTALKPLGDRVVVQRIEEQATTKGGILLPDTAKEKPQKGKVIAVGSGRVLDNGTKVPLEVKEGDTVVFAKYGGTEIEIDGEEYIILSERDLLAVI, from the coding sequence ATGGCGACCAAAACCGCACTCAAGCCTCTGGGCGACCGTGTTGTGGTCCAGCGCATCGAAGAACAGGCCACCACCAAGGGCGGCATCCTGCTCCCCGACACTGCCAAGGAAAAGCCCCAGAAGGGCAAAGTGATCGCCGTGGGCTCGGGCCGCGTGCTGGACAACGGCACCAAGGTGCCCCTGGAGGTCAAGGAAGGCGACACCGTGGTTTTCGCCAAGTACGGCGGCACCGAGATCGAGATCGACGGCGAGGAGTACATCATCCTCTCCGAACGCGACCTGCTGGCTGTGATCTAA
- a CDS encoding TrmH family RNA methyltransferase: MELITSAANPRIKALSRLMGRREREQEGRLLIEGAREIERALQAGVELELLLVRDGPLHPDEEALHRTLTHGKGLRCLALAEAPLKKLSSRENPAGLIAVARLPRRSLEQLRLPPNPLVLIGVGLEKPGNLGAVLRCADAAGAHAVIAVGGVDLYGPQVIRNSTGVVFSLPTVAASEGEVLDWLKARGLTLVAATPHAKRLYWDVDLRGPVAIAVGPEHQGLGPQWLEAAQLAVRIPMQGQADSLNVSVSAALLLYEALRQRWGSGM, from the coding sequence ATGGAGCTCATCACCAGCGCCGCCAACCCCCGCATCAAAGCCCTTTCGCGGCTGATGGGGCGCCGGGAGCGTGAGCAGGAGGGCCGGCTCCTGATCGAAGGAGCCCGTGAGATCGAGCGAGCCCTGCAGGCGGGTGTCGAACTCGAGCTGCTGCTCGTACGCGACGGCCCGCTGCACCCCGACGAGGAAGCGCTCCACCGCACCCTGACCCATGGCAAAGGTCTCAGGTGCCTCGCCCTGGCCGAGGCCCCGCTCAAGAAGCTCTCCAGCCGCGAGAACCCTGCCGGCCTCATCGCCGTCGCCCGCCTTCCCCGGCGCTCGCTCGAGCAGCTGAGGCTCCCTCCCAACCCCCTAGTGCTCATCGGCGTGGGGCTGGAAAAACCGGGCAACCTCGGCGCCGTCCTCCGCTGCGCCGACGCCGCCGGGGCCCACGCGGTGATCGCGGTGGGGGGCGTGGACCTCTACGGCCCACAGGTAATCCGCAACAGCACCGGGGTGGTGTTCAGTCTGCCCACGGTGGCCGCCTCCGAAGGCGAAGTACTGGACTGGCTGAAGGCTCGAGGCCTCACCCTCGTCGCCGCCACCCCCCACGCCAAGCGGCTGTACTGGGACGTGGACCTGCGGGGCCCGGTCGCCATTGCCGTGGGCCCCGAACACCAGGGCCTGGGCCCCCAGTGGCTCGAGGCCGCCCAGCTCGCCGTGCGCATACCCATGCAAGGCCAGGCCGACAGCCTCAACGTCTCGGTATCGGCGGCCCTGCTGCTCTACGAAGCCCTGCGCCAGCGGTGGGGCAGCGGCATGTGA
- a CDS encoding winged helix-turn-helix transcriptional regulator: MLKSAERPVEQLLELMGHKGVFTILHSLQGGPLRFGVLQQLTNLPPRTLSLRLKELEELRLISRTEYNEVPPRVDYALTERGRGLKPALEALAQWESKVPR, encoded by the coding sequence ATGCTAAAATCTGCCGAGCGCCCTGTGGAGCAACTGCTCGAGCTGATGGGGCACAAGGGGGTTTTCACCATCCTGCACAGTTTGCAGGGCGGCCCACTGCGCTTTGGCGTATTGCAACAGCTCACCAACCTCCCTCCCCGCACCCTTTCCTTGCGCCTGAAAGAACTCGAGGAGCTGCGCCTGATCAGCCGCACCGAGTACAACGAGGTTCCACCCCGCGTGGACTACGCCCTCACCGAACGTGGCCGGGGCCTCAAGCCCGCGCTCGAGGCCCTGGCGCAGTGGGAATCCAAAGTTCCTCGCTAG